Proteins encoded by one window of Archaeoglobus veneficus SNP6:
- a CDS encoding 30S ribosomal protein S15, whose translation MARMHARRRGSSGSKRVYRDGPPEWVEMSAEEVEKKIIELYNEGYEPSMIGMILRDRYGIPSVRQVTGKKIQQILKEKGAEITLPEDLKALIKKAIKLRQHVAVHRKDYHNIRGLQLIEAKIWRLSNYYKEKGVLPANWKYDPEKLRIALTK comes from the coding sequence ATGGCAAGAATGCACGCAAGGAGAAGAGGCAGCTCAGGCTCAAAAAGAGTTTACAGGGATGGTCCACCAGAATGGGTAGAAATGAGTGCCGAAGAGGTCGAGAAGAAGATCATAGAGCTTTACAATGAGGGCTACGAGCCGAGCATGATAGGTATGATACTCCGCGATCGCTATGGCATTCCTTCCGTCAGACAGGTTACTGGCAAGAAGATTCAGCAGATACTGAAGGAGAAAGGTGCGGAGATAACGCTGCCTGAAGACCTCAAGGCCCTGATAAAGAAGGCGATAAAGCTCAGACAGCACGTTGCAGTTCACAGAAAGGACTACCACAACATAAGAGGTCTGCAGTTAATCGAGGCGAAGATCTGGAGACTCTCAAACTATTACAAGGAGAAGGGTGTACTGCCCGCAAACTGGAAGTACGACCCAGAGAAACTCAGGATAGCCCTTACCAAGTAA
- the artA gene encoding archaeosortase A, with protein sequence MDLPDTLVMVSIAMMLAFIASKLKIAGFFAWFTFGIAWLLKVPYYLSIGDYYNVVVLSLAFAFFLAVAIRIIRTDKLDVFIDVTSFSAVAALVYFTFALTPLGNMLIHAVATQTALVGSTLGFGMVSDGEMLFANSKRVEIILACTGIESMALFTGATLGIKAEWRRKVKAFLISVPVIYILNILRNVFVMASYAYSWFGENSFYIAHHVISKFLATIALILISLAVFRFLPELEELIFSLKDSMVGR encoded by the coding sequence ATGGATTTGCCTGATACGCTCGTAATGGTCTCCATCGCAATGATGCTCGCATTTATCGCTTCCAAGCTGAAAATAGCCGGGTTTTTCGCCTGGTTTACATTCGGAATCGCATGGCTTTTGAAGGTTCCGTACTATCTCTCCATAGGAGACTACTACAACGTTGTCGTGCTGAGCCTTGCTTTCGCATTCTTCCTTGCTGTGGCCATCCGCATTATACGCACGGACAAGCTTGATGTGTTCATCGACGTTACGTCTTTTTCGGCCGTCGCAGCCCTCGTTTACTTCACCTTTGCCCTTACACCCCTCGGAAATATGCTCATCCATGCTGTTGCAACCCAGACGGCCCTCGTTGGCTCTACCCTCGGTTTTGGAATGGTTAGCGACGGGGAGATGCTTTTTGCAAACTCGAAGCGGGTGGAGATAATCCTCGCGTGCACAGGCATAGAGAGCATGGCCCTTTTTACTGGCGCAACCCTCGGAATCAAGGCAGAGTGGAGGAGAAAGGTTAAGGCATTCCTTATCTCAGTTCCTGTCATATACATTCTCAACATCCTGAGGAACGTTTTCGTTATGGCAAGCTACGCTTATAGCTGGTTTGGGGAAAACAGCTTTTACATAGCACATCACGTAATATCGAAGTTCCTCGCCACTATAGCTTTAATATTAATATCTCTGGCAGTCTTTAGATTTTTACCGGAACTCGAAGAGCTTATATTTTCTCTCAAGGATTCCATGGTGGGAAGATGA
- a CDS encoding CDP-alcohol phosphatidyltransferase family protein, translating into MFSILREVKLADVFSLLNLVFGFSGIYMREISFVFLAAIMDGVDGIVATKSSGKFGKELDSLADLVSFGVLPAVFIAAHNPVIAAFYVIAAALRLARFNVLRVEHFVGLPVTASALLIAPAVNLRFGSSAICFIALTSALLMISDVKYIRVRDLRILSVVAAAILAAFFVKDAAYAVFFAFLLYLVSPLWRRREYMW; encoded by the coding sequence ATGTTCAGCATACTGCGGGAAGTAAAGCTTGCTGATGTCTTCAGTCTTCTTAACCTCGTTTTCGGATTCTCCGGAATCTACATGCGTGAAATCTCCTTCGTATTTCTTGCGGCCATCATGGATGGAGTTGATGGAATCGTTGCAACGAAATCGAGTGGAAAGTTCGGAAAGGAACTTGATTCTCTTGCAGACCTCGTTTCCTTTGGTGTTCTTCCGGCTGTCTTCATTGCAGCCCACAATCCAGTAATAGCGGCGTTTTACGTCATAGCAGCGGCGTTGAGACTTGCGAGGTTCAACGTGCTCAGGGTTGAACACTTCGTCGGACTTCCCGTTACCGCTTCAGCCCTTCTCATCGCACCGGCCGTAAACCTGCGTTTTGGCTCTTCAGCCATCTGTTTCATCGCCCTCACTTCAGCGCTGCTTATGATTAGCGACGTAAAATACATTAGGGTTAGAGACTTGCGGATCCTTTCTGTTGTTGCCGCTGCTATCCTTGCTGCGTTCTTCGTGAAGGATGCTGCTTATGCCGTGTTCTTTGCCTTTCTGCTGTACCTCGTAAGCCCCCTGTGGAGAAGGAGAGAGTATATGTGGTAG
- a CDS encoding phosphatidylserine decarboxylase, with amino-acid sequence MIERSGLRLATIELALALLVFAAFPGISYLLLVAVTFTLLFFRDPPRRIQDGVVSPADGRVDYVGERRIEIFMGPFDCHINRSPVDGVVTKTRYIRGTFPPAYNRSGKAERNEIYISTPDGEFKVVQVAGFFARRIVCYVGKGDFVRKGQKIGIIKFGSRVILEVPDGYRFVKSVGEKVKAGETIAVKACSAYCGK; translated from the coding sequence ATGATAGAGCGAAGCGGTTTGAGACTTGCAACAATTGAACTTGCCTTGGCATTGCTCGTATTTGCAGCATTTCCCGGGATCTCATACCTTTTGCTGGTAGCTGTCACCTTCACACTGCTCTTTTTCCGCGATCCACCCCGCAGAATTCAGGACGGTGTAGTCTCGCCGGCGGATGGCAGGGTGGATTATGTGGGGGAGAGGAGGATAGAGATATTCATGGGCCCCTTTGACTGCCACATCAACAGAAGCCCGGTCGATGGTGTTGTAACAAAAACGAGATACATCAGAGGAACGTTTCCGCCTGCGTACAATAGGAGCGGTAAAGCGGAGAGAAACGAGATATACATCTCCACTCCGGACGGCGAATTCAAAGTCGTACAGGTTGCCGGCTTCTTTGCAAGGAGAATCGTCTGCTACGTCGGTAAGGGGGACTTCGTGAGGAAAGGACAGAAAATTGGCATAATAAAGTTTGGTTCTCGCGTGATACTTGAGGTACCCGATGGCTACAGATTCGTGAAGAGTGTGGGAGAAAAGGTTAAGGCCGGGGAGACGATAGCGGTGAAAGCATGTTCAGCATACTGCGGGAAGTAA
- a CDS encoding PHP domain-containing protein yields MYDLHIHSAYSDGQGTIEEIVRKAKERRIKVIAITDHSIEHPRGLTEGKAKRRQEEIERARAKYDIEVLSGVECGIGSDGEIILPDFKFDIIIASIHECLPPEEYYRRIELCIKKHDFDVLGHFHSSIFDSYERIPERDAEILDLLSEHDIALEINTTHRAPPLDLLNAERKLKYSIGSDAHSLSRVGDVKWAIEVARRLKEWKFILQR; encoded by the coding sequence GTGTACGATCTTCACATCCACTCAGCTTACTCGGACGGTCAGGGAACAATAGAGGAGATAGTCAGGAAGGCCAAGGAGAGGAGAATTAAGGTAATTGCCATAACAGACCACTCCATCGAACATCCCCGGGGCCTGACAGAGGGGAAGGCAAAGCGCAGGCAGGAAGAAATCGAAAGGGCAAGGGCAAAGTACGATATCGAGGTTCTCAGTGGTGTGGAGTGCGGAATTGGCAGCGATGGGGAAATTATCCTGCCCGACTTCAAGTTCGACATTATCATCGCATCAATTCACGAATGCCTACCTCCGGAAGAGTACTACAGGAGAATAGAACTATGCATAAAGAAGCATGACTTTGATGTTCTCGGACACTTCCACTCCTCAATATTCGATAGCTACGAGAGGATTCCCGAAAGAGATGCAGAAATCCTCGACCTGCTTTCGGAGCACGACATAGCCCTCGAAATCAACACAACGCACAGAGCCCCACCACTCGATTTGCTAAACGCGGAAAGGAAGCTTAAGTACTCAATTGGTAGCGACGCCCACTCACTTTCGAGGGTTGGAGACGTGAAGTGGGCCATAGAAGTTGCGAGGAGGCTGAAAGAGTGGAAGTTCATATTGCAAAGGTGA
- a CDS encoding NUDIX domain-containing protein: MKCITLTVDAIIPYEGKIVLIKRKNEPFKGFYALPGGIVEYGERVEDALLREVEEETGLEGKIYKLVGVYSDPNRDPRGHFVSICYVVLPSGGELRAGSDAREVALFLLDSLPSLAFDHEKMIRDAEAMIRGILPKV; this comes from the coding sequence ATGAAGTGCATTACTCTAACGGTCGATGCAATAATCCCATACGAAGGAAAAATAGTCCTGATAAAGCGAAAGAATGAGCCATTCAAGGGATTCTACGCTTTGCCGGGAGGTATAGTGGAATACGGCGAGAGAGTTGAAGATGCCTTGCTAAGAGAAGTTGAAGAAGAAACAGGCTTGGAAGGGAAGATTTATAAGCTCGTTGGAGTTTACTCTGATCCTAATCGTGACCCCCGGGGCCACTTCGTTTCAATATGTTACGTGGTGCTGCCCTCGGGCGGTGAGTTGAGAGCTGGAAGTGATGCAAGAGAGGTGGCCTTATTCCTCCTCGACTCACTTCCCAGTCTTGCGTTCGACCACGAGAAGATGATAAGAGATGCGGAGGCGATGATTCGTGGAATTCTGCCCAAAGTGTAA
- a CDS encoding DUF2299 domain-containing protein — protein sequence MDVKNWLVEEGIFKKEVPDEVAEWHYVVEFPPDSKQVTDIIKPKGKDFVLVISGLVFAENHYRALHSLPPEKKRNLIHKWKMDLLFRKAEFRMVPDAENVQRIDFSIPIYLEELTKPKLFEALREIFKCKLYIMWNLHHEFDRKGDVDAMYL from the coding sequence ATGGACGTAAAAAACTGGCTCGTTGAGGAGGGAATATTCAAGAAAGAGGTTCCCGATGAAGTGGCAGAGTGGCACTACGTTGTTGAGTTTCCGCCGGATTCCAAGCAGGTTACCGACATAATCAAGCCGAAGGGAAAGGATTTTGTCCTTGTTATAAGTGGCCTTGTTTTTGCGGAAAATCACTACAGGGCTCTTCACTCTCTCCCTCCTGAGAAGAAGAGGAACTTAATTCACAAGTGGAAGATGGATTTGCTTTTTAGAAAAGCAGAATTCAGGATGGTACCCGATGCGGAAAACGTGCAGAGGATAGATTTTTCCATACCAATCTACTTGGAGGAGCTAACGAAGCCGAAGCTCTTTGAAGCGTTGCGGGAAATATTCAAGTGCAAGCTCTACATTATGTGGAATCTGCATCACGAGTTCGATAGAAAGGGAGATGTGGATGCCATGTATTTGTGA
- a CDS encoding sulfite exporter TauE/SafE family protein, whose amino-acid sequence METKLSRIGMKIPLTATALVLVVGLSAITWGLLSGHVVLLPWQKWVIFLFLFTLVIGIIGPISGVGGGVIFVGLGMAVLPFSVDFIRGAGLVAALTTSLNSAPHFTKKGLANMKVVAPLVVVSTIFSVIGGVVGLWVSNAFPQGSSYVKISLGVVLLFMLAALATSKNIDYPEVKKTDRLSEIIGIQGAWYEPTLNRVVEYKTTNLPLAMAVFAGVGFIAGMFGLGAGWANVPVLNLLMGVPLKASVATSMLILSINDAASLWVYLANGAVLPLIVVPVVLGIGIGSRIGSRIAVRAKPKVIKYLVISLIGLSAIVNILQGLHGLGLINLI is encoded by the coding sequence ATGGAGACAAAATTGAGTAGAATTGGAATGAAGATACCGCTGACTGCTACAGCATTGGTACTGGTCGTAGGGCTATCAGCAATTACATGGGGGCTTTTGAGTGGACACGTGGTATTATTACCCTGGCAAAAATGGGTGATATTCCTATTCTTATTTACTCTGGTAATAGGAATTATTGGACCCATATCCGGTGTGGGTGGTGGTGTCATATTCGTTGGGCTGGGTATGGCCGTTCTGCCATTTAGCGTAGACTTCATTAGGGGTGCTGGTCTGGTAGCAGCACTTACGACTTCGCTCAACTCTGCACCACACTTTACGAAAAAGGGTTTGGCAAATATGAAAGTTGTGGCACCTTTGGTAGTAGTTTCTACGATATTCTCAGTAATAGGAGGTGTAGTTGGCCTGTGGGTATCCAACGCATTTCCACAGGGCTCAAGTTACGTAAAAATCAGTCTTGGCGTAGTTCTGCTCTTTATGCTCGCCGCACTTGCAACTTCTAAGAACATCGATTATCCAGAGGTCAAAAAGACCGACAGACTGTCTGAAATAATTGGTATACAGGGTGCGTGGTACGAACCAACACTGAATAGAGTCGTGGAGTACAAGACAACAAACCTCCCACTTGCAATGGCTGTGTTCGCTGGTGTAGGCTTTATAGCAGGCATGTTTGGATTGGGCGCTGGATGGGCCAACGTCCCCGTTTTAAACTTACTAATGGGCGTTCCATTGAAGGCTTCAGTGGCAACAAGTATGCTCATTCTATCGATAAACGACGCAGCTTCACTCTGGGTGTACCTCGCAAACGGAGCGGTCCTTCCGTTAATTGTAGTCCCGGTTGTACTGGGAATTGGAATAGGCTCGAGGATAGGTTCGAGGATTGCTGTGAGAGCAAAGCCCAAGGTAATAAAATATCTTGTTATAAGTTTAATTGGACTCTCAGCTATTGTAAATATATTACAGGGGCTTCATGGACTTGGTTTAATAAATTTAATTTAA
- a CDS encoding HemK2/MTQ2 family protein methyltransferase codes for MTSEVYPPSEDSELLLEAAMREIRLEDEVLEVGVGSGFVSERIKDLCRFLIATDISPYAVRESKSKGIEVVRTDLCRGIRRKFTLILFNPPYLELSEKEKRGDWLEKAVDGGKGGIEVATRFLDEVKEVLAENGRIILIVSSFNTPAIFEEIEKRGYVYEVIAGRKLFFEELYALKIWRG; via the coding sequence ATGACGTCTGAAGTTTATCCACCTTCTGAGGACTCAGAGCTTTTGCTTGAGGCTGCAATGAGGGAGATACGCCTGGAAGATGAAGTTCTTGAGGTGGGAGTGGGCAGCGGCTTCGTTTCGGAGAGGATCAAAGACCTGTGCAGATTTCTGATAGCAACGGATATCTCGCCTTATGCTGTTCGGGAGTCTAAAAGCAAGGGTATAGAGGTCGTTAGGACAGACCTCTGCAGGGGAATAAGGAGGAAGTTTACGCTGATCCTGTTCAATCCACCATATTTGGAGCTGAGCGAGAAAGAGAAGAGGGGTGACTGGCTCGAAAAAGCTGTGGATGGAGGTAAGGGTGGAATAGAGGTTGCAACACGCTTTCTCGATGAGGTTAAGGAAGTTCTTGCTGAAAACGGAAGGATAATCCTGATAGTTTCTTCCTTCAATACTCCCGCGATATTCGAGGAGATTGAGAAGCGAGGGTACGTTTACGAGGTAATTGCGGGAAGGAAACTCTTCTTCGAGGAGCTATATGCTTTGAAAATTTGGAGAGGGTGA
- a CDS encoding ribbon-helix-helix protein, CopG family, producing the protein MDVKKDTIRISISLDSKTKELLDALAKKEENKTVSEIVRSAITTYFELNNGKNELNAEKLRIYRELVNDEENILVDIELWAAIMDELSKRDYSELLERIKKIGFNQGVQNKIMGLKDIYESLKYFEAKNWFNVKANGNSYVVILPTRSEQKLVKVFLENMFKAQSMPVEILDGLRKLTIVKKDDKKTDT; encoded by the coding sequence TTGGACGTCAAAAAAGATACAATAAGGATCTCAATTTCCTTAGACAGCAAAACTAAAGAACTACTGGATGCACTGGCCAAAAAAGAAGAGAATAAAACCGTTTCAGAGATTGTAAGATCTGCAATTACTACATATTTTGAACTAAATAATGGAAAAAACGAGCTGAATGCAGAAAAACTAAGAATCTACAGAGAACTCGTAAATGATGAAGAAAACATTCTTGTGGATATTGAACTATGGGCAGCCATTATGGATGAACTAAGTAAAAGAGACTATAGCGAACTGCTTGAACGCATAAAAAAAATTGGATTTAACCAAGGCGTCCAAAATAAGATCATGGGTCTCAAAGACATCTACGAGTCACTTAAATATTTTGAGGCTAAGAATTGGTTTAATGTTAAAGCAAACGGAAACTCATACGTGGTTATCCTTCCAACTCGTAGTGAACAGAAGCTCGTAAAAGTTTTCCTCGAGAACATGTTTAAAGCTCAGAGTATGCCTGTTGAGATATTGGACGGTCTGAGGAAGCTCACGATAGTCAAAAAAGACGATAAAAAAACAGACACTTAG
- a CDS encoding dihydroneopterin aldolase family protein: protein MSEKAAFEAGIKLAALFHQFIGAPVSPENAELLERAMESCMRLQPYVVEAEVRINRKKLEKALSSYGYTSLTPEMLYAKVSVEVEGERAVAVMEWDEEKNYPLMRLL from the coding sequence ATGAGTGAAAAGGCAGCATTTGAGGCGGGTATAAAACTTGCAGCACTTTTTCACCAGTTTATCGGAGCCCCCGTTAGCCCCGAAAATGCGGAGCTGCTTGAAAGGGCTATGGAAAGCTGCATGAGACTTCAGCCCTACGTCGTTGAGGCGGAGGTCAGGATAAATAGGAAAAAGCTCGAAAAAGCCCTATCATCGTACGGATACACGTCCTTAACTCCTGAAATGCTCTACGCGAAGGTGAGCGTCGAGGTGGAAGGAGAGAGGGCGGTAGCAGTGATGGAGTGGGACGAAGAGAAGAATTACCCGCTGATGAGATTGTTATGA
- a CDS encoding transcription factor S has translation MEFCPKCKSIMIYQGDKLVCRKCGYEKVADDEKEEIVIVAKGNKEEVPVIEGDNIKTLPTTRVVCPECGNREAYWWLRQLRAADESEVRFFRCTKCGKTWREYD, from the coding sequence GTGGAATTCTGCCCAAAGTGTAAGTCAATCATGATATACCAGGGAGACAAGCTCGTTTGCAGGAAGTGCGGGTACGAGAAGGTAGCCGATGACGAGAAAGAGGAGATAGTGATAGTAGCAAAGGGGAACAAGGAAGAGGTCCCCGTTATTGAAGGAGACAACATCAAAACCCTGCCAACAACGCGAGTCGTGTGTCCTGAGTGCGGAAACAGAGAAGCGTACTGGTGGCTCAGACAGCTCAGGGCTGCAGATGAGAGCGAGGTTCGCTTCTTCCGCTGCACGAAATGCGGCAAAACGTGGCGAGAGTACGATTAG